The Ignavibacteriales bacterium genome contains the following window.
CATTCCCCGGAAGATAATCTTCTCCTTTAAAATATTTTCTCGTATGGTCGGCAATGAGAAGATGTTTGTCGCGCAGCAATTCTTCGAATATCGGTAGGGAAGGAAAATCTTCCTTCGGTTCAATTCCATTTACTAATCGAAGCATTGTTCCGCAAATTTCGTTATCGATCACTAATTTTTCCAAACTGATGCAGCTTTCGAAATCGATCATTCCGGGACCGGAGATGTTATTTATACCTGCAAGAGCAGCAAGTGTTGCGCCGGTTGCAGTTTCAAATCCGGCTTGCACATCAAGCGACTTCGCATCAGTCAATCCGATATAAGCCTGTGTTGGTATGCCAAGATATTTTCCAATTTCATTGTAAGCGCAGTCTATCATCATTGTTGCGATTGAACCCATTGGTGTAGTTTCATATCGGACATCGAAGAAAGCCGGTGAGCCGCCGTATAAAACCGGTGTTCCCGGATTAAACATCTGACTTATTACAAGTCCGCTCAAAGTTTCCGCAGTGTGCTGGACAAGTGTTCCAACAATTGTCACCGGCGACATGAAACCAGAAAGAGGCATCGCAATATATTCTACAGGAATAGAATAAGCGGAACAATCGATCAGGTTTTGCGATGTAACCTTGCTCCACTTCAATGGAGAAGTTGGACAACATGAAAATACAGTAAGTGGTTTGGCTTTTAGATTTTCTTTGGTGCCGCGGATAGCAAGCTGTAGATTTTTCATAATCTCAAAAGCTTCAATCGTAAACGCGCCTGTTACAACAGGTTTCTCGCAGTAAAGCAAATTTAGATAAAGGCGATAGCTGTCGGAAATTTTTTCGTGTACATCGGATGGAATCATGGCGGTTGATTGGGATGCGATATTTTTCATCTTCGACATCAATTTTGCATAACGGATATAATCGGTAGTGGTTGGCTTCCTGACTGTTCTGGTTGACCCGTCAAGATAATAAATTGCCGCCGAGCCGGGCGTGAAGTTCACATTGAAACCAGAAAGATCAACTGATTCGTTGCCAAGAATATCGTATAACTTGAATGAGTGTGGTGTGGCAGCGATTGCTTTATCGATTAAAGATTGAGTAAAAAATATTTTCTGTGTGTTTTTATCAACTCTCGCTCCGTGATCTGCAAGCAAAGTGAGTATTCGCTCGTTGTGAATTTCGATCCCGAGCTTACACATTATATCGCGGGCTTCTGAGATAATGCGTTCTTTTAGGTTGTTTTCCAAGAAACTGACAACAGGTCTCAAATCTTTTCCTTTCATATCTGAAATAGTAATCTAATATCTGAATATAAAATATATATTTCAACTTGATACAAAATCATATTAAATGTAAATTACATTCCGTTATCAATTATGGAGATTTAAATGAAATATGTCGCAGTGCTTTTAGTTTTAGTTCTCTATTCCGTTTCGATTTTCAGTCAACCCGCTAAAAATATGCCGGGTTTATCTAACATCTCACAAAAATATCTGATGAAGACCGTTACATATCTCGCCTCAAAAGAACTTGGCGGAAGATTGTCGGGTAGCGAAGGATATAATAAAGCCGCATCTTACATGGCAAACGAGTTTTCAAAGCTTGGATTGAACCCGTTCGGTGATAGCGCGTACTATCAGAATTTGAATGTTGAGTACAATGAGATTTATTCTCCGGTGAAACTAAATCTGATTGAGGATGGAAATTTAAAGAAAGAATATAAACTTGGAAAAGATTTTGTTTGCAGAGAGTTGACAGGATCGGGACATGTTACAGCGCCAGTTGTGTTTTGCGGTTATGGATTGTCCAAACCGGAATTCGGTTATGATGATTATGCTGCAGTTGATGTTAAAGGAAAAATTGTCATTGTTTTCAAATCTAACCCTCCGTGGAAAATGAACGACACCTCGAACTGGGGAAACGGTTATCCCAGAT
Protein-coding sequences here:
- a CDS encoding trimethylamine methyltransferase family protein; the protein is MKGKDLRPVVSFLENNLKERIISEARDIMCKLGIEIHNERILTLLADHGARVDKNTQKIFFTQSLIDKAIAATPHSFKLYDILGNESVDLSGFNVNFTPGSAAIYYLDGSTRTVRKPTTTDYIRYAKLMSKMKNIASQSTAMIPSDVHEKISDSYRLYLNLLYCEKPVVTGAFTIEAFEIMKNLQLAIRGTKENLKAKPLTVFSCCPTSPLKWSKVTSQNLIDCSAYSIPVEYIAMPLSGFMSPVTIVGTLVQHTAETLSGLVISQMFNPGTPVLYGGSPAFFDVRYETTPMGSIATMMIDCAYNEIGKYLGIPTQAYIGLTDAKSLDVQAGFETATGATLAALAGINNISGPGMIDFESCISLEKLVIDNEICGTMLRLVNGIEPKEDFPSLPIFEELLRDKHLLIADHTRKYFKGEDYLPGNVINRANRSRWEEDGSLTEWDRATREIEKQLKSYQPTRLAENIQSDLIELMSAEAHKFGMNELPKRD